One window from the genome of Nitrospira sp. encodes:
- a CDS encoding helix-turn-helix domain-containing protein, which yields MKKATPRNIGNEILRGLRELKQGATGRILTYPPVEETRARVGLSQVEFARLLGVSVRTLQEWEQGRRVPSGPARTLLAIAHKNPKALLDAV from the coding sequence ATGAAAAAGGCAACCCCTCGAAACATCGGGAATGAAATTCTCCGTGGACTCCGAGAACTGAAGCAGGGAGCCACAGGGCGCATCCTCACCTACCCCCCGGTTGAAGAAACGCGGGCACGCGTAGGCTTGTCGCAAGTCGAATTTGCACGATTGCTCGGCGTGTCCGTCCGCACGCTACAAGAATGGGAACAGGGGCGACGGGTTCCATCCGGGCCAGCTCGCACACTCCTGGCCATTGCGCATAAGAATCCCAAAGCGCTGCTCGATGCAGTCTGA